The following coding sequences are from one Ooceraea biroi isolate clonal line C1 chromosome 5, Obir_v5.4, whole genome shotgun sequence window:
- the LOC105280936 gene encoding uncharacterized protein LOC105280936, with protein MLQSHYNSVIEILIKVEVTLIQHQRYMKRHIRCMIYERCKNVLVAVCIHEKCIPRIVIVTNSRHQQLVSRGHRRKQDTGILISAEFRQHSKATRAIDNRENLSNAESEAILILGFALAAMAPMVLYFNSHCVRR; from the exons ATGCTTCAATCACATTATAATAGTGTGatcgaaattttaattaaggtTGAAGTAACTCTAATTCAGCATCAGAGATATATGAAGAGACATATACGATGCATGATATATGAAAGATGTAAAAACGTACT agTTGCTGTCTGCAttcatgaaaagtgcatccCTCGGATCGTAATTGTTACTAATAGTCGACATCAACAACTCGTCTCTCGCGGACATCGTCGAAAGCAAGACACAGGGATCTTAATTTCCGCGGAGTTCAG GCAACATAGCAAAGCTACTCGAGCCATCGATAATCGCGAGAATTTATCTAATGCTGAGTCTGAGGCAATTTTAATTCTTGGTTTCGCGCTGGCTGCAATGGCTCCAATggtattgtattttaattctcATTGTGTGCGTCGTTGA
- the LOC105280934 gene encoding uncharacterized protein LOC105280934 isoform X2, with product MSETRHPIRSVSDLYAADEIEVLLLEEIRDLEPPPAIYSKPEDIQDFEIGSRTGGRISSQSSELDSPGVHSTVHSWDSHANYHGHYGNSDHRGGSSSNALHWSHASHVVIYCDIQGHLKTPTGVVRLLLLISSAACLATLYSSGTAKVSLFMLPLADRLRFMSFVAVFCILVIAVLLFLDISHVIYILPLNWARVNGIVFTGIGLSFVASSTLLACTVWEYYGGDWVPKRTRFQLSAAAAVGLSCALLAFLLCWIHCRSGSSCKGQDSRSHTPTQLYKPVDNSSSSGVTLKERSPKRSASWAVKNQQSKKRNVDSDTNTSNGGHRGSNHEKFKQGANRKDHWASAKQHILDTHTNNEDAQREETEIERRRRRRKREGDSSSTGDGNPPSNSKDDASVSVEEAKTRRVPRKLPLQSTVEQPRSWSEAERRNSGTMQMRSKTRQVPVNNDAQNCCVDMNESLNTSINQVTRNGLRNWETECTSSSVLEEITDVNVVVRNAMWSGQWRPPPDDVQPCSSKTIDPYSFA from the exons ATGAGCGAGACTCGGCATCCTATTCGCTCGGTCTCGGACTTATACGCAGCCGACGAAATAGAGGTGCTTCTCCTAGAAGAGATACGCGATCTGGAACCACCACCTGCCATATATTCTAAACCCGAAGACATACAAGACTTCGAGATTG GCAGCAGGACAGGGGGGCGAATCAGCTCCCAATCATCGGAGCTGGATTCGCCAGGAGTCCACTCGACAGTCCATTCCTGGGATTCACATGCCAACTATCATGGTCACTATGGTAATAGTGACCATAGGGGTGGCTCTTCATCCAATGCTCTGCATTGGTCCCATGCTAGTCACGTGGTTATTTACTGCGACATACAGGGACACCTTAAAACGCCTACGGGCGTCGTTAGACTTTTGTTACTT ATATCTTCTGCAGCTTGTTTGGCAACTTTATACAGTTCTGGCACTGCCAAGGTCAGCCTTTTTATGCTGCCTTTAGCAGATCGTTTACGGTTCATGAGCTTTGTAGCTGTTTTCTGTATCTTGGTTATTGCAGTTCTTCTCTTCCTTGATATTTCGCACGTTATTTACATCCTTCCTTTAAATTGGGCCAGGGTG aatgGTATAGTATTCACCGGCATAGGCTTGTCGTTTGTCGCGAGTAGCACGTTACTAGCATGTACAGTATGGGAATACTACGGCGGAGATTGGGTACCAAAGCGCACACGTTTCCAATTATCTGCTGCGGCAGCAGTGGGCCTTTCATGTGCTCTCTTAGCATTTTTACTTTGCTGGATACATTGTCGAAGCGGCTCGAGCTGCAAAGGCCAAGATTCTCGTAGCCACACACCGACACAGCTCTACAAACCCGTTGACAATTCTTCCTCCTCCGGG GTCACTTTGAAGGAACGCAGCCCCAAGCGATCCGCCTCGTGGGCCGTGAAAAATCAGCAATCGAAGAAGCGCAACGTGGACAGTGACACGAACACGAGTAACGGTGGTCACCGTGGTAGCAATCACGAGAAATTTAAGCAGGGCGCCAATAGAAAGGACCATTGGGCCTCGGCGAAGCAACATATTTTagatacacacacaaataACGAGGATGCTCAGCGGGAGGAGACGGAGATCGAGAGGAGGCGGAGACGACGGAAACGGGAGGGTGACAGTAGCTCAACTGGCGATGGGAATCCACCCAGTAATAGTAAAGACGACGCTAGCGTCAGCGTGGAGGAGGCCAAGACTAGGCGGGTACCGCGGAAATTACCTCTGCAATCGACAGTGGAGCAACCTCGCTCGTGGTCCGAGGCCGAACGTAGGAATAGTGGCACTATGCAAATGCGAAGTAAAACTAGGCAAGTGCCGGTGAATAACGATGCACAGAATTGTTGTGTCGACATGAACGAGTCCCTCAATACGTCTATCAATCAAGTGACTCGTAACGGTCTGCGAAACTGGGAGACGGAATGTACGTCTAGCAGTGTCCTAGAAGAGATTACTGACGTAAATGTGGTTGTTCGTAACGCCATGTGGTCAGGACAGTGGCGCCCACCACCAGATGATGTTCAACCTTGCTCTAGTAAAACTATTGATCCTTACAGCTTTGCCTGA
- the LOC105280934 gene encoding uncharacterized protein LOC105280934 isoform X1, which yields MSETRHPIRSVSDLYAADEIEVLLLEEIRDLEPPPAIYSKPEDIQDFEIAGSRTGGRISSQSSELDSPGVHSTVHSWDSHANYHGHYGNSDHRGGSSSNALHWSHASHVVIYCDIQGHLKTPTGVVRLLLLISSAACLATLYSSGTAKVSLFMLPLADRLRFMSFVAVFCILVIAVLLFLDISHVIYILPLNWARVNGIVFTGIGLSFVASSTLLACTVWEYYGGDWVPKRTRFQLSAAAAVGLSCALLAFLLCWIHCRSGSSCKGQDSRSHTPTQLYKPVDNSSSSGVTLKERSPKRSASWAVKNQQSKKRNVDSDTNTSNGGHRGSNHEKFKQGANRKDHWASAKQHILDTHTNNEDAQREETEIERRRRRRKREGDSSSTGDGNPPSNSKDDASVSVEEAKTRRVPRKLPLQSTVEQPRSWSEAERRNSGTMQMRSKTRQVPVNNDAQNCCVDMNESLNTSINQVTRNGLRNWETECTSSSVLEEITDVNVVVRNAMWSGQWRPPPDDVQPCSSKTIDPYSFA from the exons ATGAGCGAGACTCGGCATCCTATTCGCTCGGTCTCGGACTTATACGCAGCCGACGAAATAGAGGTGCTTCTCCTAGAAGAGATACGCGATCTGGAACCACCACCTGCCATATATTCTAAACCCGAAGACATACAAGACTTCGAGATTG CAGGCAGCAGGACAGGGGGGCGAATCAGCTCCCAATCATCGGAGCTGGATTCGCCAGGAGTCCACTCGACAGTCCATTCCTGGGATTCACATGCCAACTATCATGGTCACTATGGTAATAGTGACCATAGGGGTGGCTCTTCATCCAATGCTCTGCATTGGTCCCATGCTAGTCACGTGGTTATTTACTGCGACATACAGGGACACCTTAAAACGCCTACGGGCGTCGTTAGACTTTTGTTACTT ATATCTTCTGCAGCTTGTTTGGCAACTTTATACAGTTCTGGCACTGCCAAGGTCAGCCTTTTTATGCTGCCTTTAGCAGATCGTTTACGGTTCATGAGCTTTGTAGCTGTTTTCTGTATCTTGGTTATTGCAGTTCTTCTCTTCCTTGATATTTCGCACGTTATTTACATCCTTCCTTTAAATTGGGCCAGGGTG aatgGTATAGTATTCACCGGCATAGGCTTGTCGTTTGTCGCGAGTAGCACGTTACTAGCATGTACAGTATGGGAATACTACGGCGGAGATTGGGTACCAAAGCGCACACGTTTCCAATTATCTGCTGCGGCAGCAGTGGGCCTTTCATGTGCTCTCTTAGCATTTTTACTTTGCTGGATACATTGTCGAAGCGGCTCGAGCTGCAAAGGCCAAGATTCTCGTAGCCACACACCGACACAGCTCTACAAACCCGTTGACAATTCTTCCTCCTCCGGG GTCACTTTGAAGGAACGCAGCCCCAAGCGATCCGCCTCGTGGGCCGTGAAAAATCAGCAATCGAAGAAGCGCAACGTGGACAGTGACACGAACACGAGTAACGGTGGTCACCGTGGTAGCAATCACGAGAAATTTAAGCAGGGCGCCAATAGAAAGGACCATTGGGCCTCGGCGAAGCAACATATTTTagatacacacacaaataACGAGGATGCTCAGCGGGAGGAGACGGAGATCGAGAGGAGGCGGAGACGACGGAAACGGGAGGGTGACAGTAGCTCAACTGGCGATGGGAATCCACCCAGTAATAGTAAAGACGACGCTAGCGTCAGCGTGGAGGAGGCCAAGACTAGGCGGGTACCGCGGAAATTACCTCTGCAATCGACAGTGGAGCAACCTCGCTCGTGGTCCGAGGCCGAACGTAGGAATAGTGGCACTATGCAAATGCGAAGTAAAACTAGGCAAGTGCCGGTGAATAACGATGCACAGAATTGTTGTGTCGACATGAACGAGTCCCTCAATACGTCTATCAATCAAGTGACTCGTAACGGTCTGCGAAACTGGGAGACGGAATGTACGTCTAGCAGTGTCCTAGAAGAGATTACTGACGTAAATGTGGTTGTTCGTAACGCCATGTGGTCAGGACAGTGGCGCCCACCACCAGATGATGTTCAACCTTGCTCTAGTAAAACTATTGATCCTTACAGCTTTGCCTGA
- the LOC105280934 gene encoding uncharacterized protein LOC105280934 isoform X3 gives MSETRHPIRSVSDLYAADEIEVLLLEEIRDLEPPPAIYSKPEDIQDFEIAGSRTGGRISSQSSELDSPGVHSTVHSWDSHANYHGHYGNSDHRGGSSSNALHWSHASHVVIYCDIQGHLKTPTGVVRLLLLISSAACLATLYSSGTAKVSLFMLPLADRLRFMSFVAVFCILVIAVLLFLDISHVIYILPLNWARVNGIVFTGIGLSFVASSTLLACTVWEYYGGDWVPKRTRFQLSAAAAVGLSCALLAFLLCWIHCRSGSSCKGQDSRSHTPTQLYKPVDNSSSSGERSPKRSASWAVKNQQSKKRNVDSDTNTSNGGHRGSNHEKFKQGANRKDHWASAKQHILDTHTNNEDAQREETEIERRRRRRKREGDSSSTGDGNPPSNSKDDASVSVEEAKTRRVPRKLPLQSTVEQPRSWSEAERRNSGTMQMRSKTRQVPVNNDAQNCCVDMNESLNTSINQVTRNGLRNWETECTSSSVLEEITDVNVVVRNAMWSGQWRPPPDDVQPCSSKTIDPYSFA, from the exons ATGAGCGAGACTCGGCATCCTATTCGCTCGGTCTCGGACTTATACGCAGCCGACGAAATAGAGGTGCTTCTCCTAGAAGAGATACGCGATCTGGAACCACCACCTGCCATATATTCTAAACCCGAAGACATACAAGACTTCGAGATTG CAGGCAGCAGGACAGGGGGGCGAATCAGCTCCCAATCATCGGAGCTGGATTCGCCAGGAGTCCACTCGACAGTCCATTCCTGGGATTCACATGCCAACTATCATGGTCACTATGGTAATAGTGACCATAGGGGTGGCTCTTCATCCAATGCTCTGCATTGGTCCCATGCTAGTCACGTGGTTATTTACTGCGACATACAGGGACACCTTAAAACGCCTACGGGCGTCGTTAGACTTTTGTTACTT ATATCTTCTGCAGCTTGTTTGGCAACTTTATACAGTTCTGGCACTGCCAAGGTCAGCCTTTTTATGCTGCCTTTAGCAGATCGTTTACGGTTCATGAGCTTTGTAGCTGTTTTCTGTATCTTGGTTATTGCAGTTCTTCTCTTCCTTGATATTTCGCACGTTATTTACATCCTTCCTTTAAATTGGGCCAGGGTG aatgGTATAGTATTCACCGGCATAGGCTTGTCGTTTGTCGCGAGTAGCACGTTACTAGCATGTACAGTATGGGAATACTACGGCGGAGATTGGGTACCAAAGCGCACACGTTTCCAATTATCTGCTGCGGCAGCAGTGGGCCTTTCATGTGCTCTCTTAGCATTTTTACTTTGCTGGATACATTGTCGAAGCGGCTCGAGCTGCAAAGGCCAAGATTCTCGTAGCCACACACCGACACAGCTCTACAAACCCGTTGACAATTCTTCCTCCTCCGGG GAACGCAGCCCCAAGCGATCCGCCTCGTGGGCCGTGAAAAATCAGCAATCGAAGAAGCGCAACGTGGACAGTGACACGAACACGAGTAACGGTGGTCACCGTGGTAGCAATCACGAGAAATTTAAGCAGGGCGCCAATAGAAAGGACCATTGGGCCTCGGCGAAGCAACATATTTTagatacacacacaaataACGAGGATGCTCAGCGGGAGGAGACGGAGATCGAGAGGAGGCGGAGACGACGGAAACGGGAGGGTGACAGTAGCTCAACTGGCGATGGGAATCCACCCAGTAATAGTAAAGACGACGCTAGCGTCAGCGTGGAGGAGGCCAAGACTAGGCGGGTACCGCGGAAATTACCTCTGCAATCGACAGTGGAGCAACCTCGCTCGTGGTCCGAGGCCGAACGTAGGAATAGTGGCACTATGCAAATGCGAAGTAAAACTAGGCAAGTGCCGGTGAATAACGATGCACAGAATTGTTGTGTCGACATGAACGAGTCCCTCAATACGTCTATCAATCAAGTGACTCGTAACGGTCTGCGAAACTGGGAGACGGAATGTACGTCTAGCAGTGTCCTAGAAGAGATTACTGACGTAAATGTGGTTGTTCGTAACGCCATGTGGTCAGGACAGTGGCGCCCACCACCAGATGATGTTCAACCTTGCTCTAGTAAAACTATTGATCCTTACAGCTTTGCCTGA
- the LOC105280932 gene encoding uncharacterized protein LOC105280932, which translates to MAITRDRLKASLKNFLKRAQDGTVVELSAFPRTKSYPQMGALNSVCFTSKERKSETPHKVLKKDSTSQISNISNGDNGLLSKRQNININLEEIQRVSDEKMKRKAFNYVTGLQMKNDPQEFSKATELQKNNLEPSTIERKQDDTEKFMCKMAGSRPNDVNPEKDFQAHSMSELAAYKKRYYDTLLNIQRAKVAVTNSLACSSDHLTACNDPYYANYMCQQKHLFHQQRHFAARPQFSSCPTALSGLSSDQYSWTRPDCKYLLLKQLRLQRQASPLYTHNQDGWIHSYNGPVYPYPLMSNGNSRTKHCVRRKDLESLVGNFDGTERGSVNN; encoded by the exons ATGGCGATCACGCGCGACAGACTTAAAGCGAGCTTAAAGAATTTCTTAAAACGGGCACAGGATGGGACCGTTGTTG AGTTATCAGCCTTTCCACGCACCAAGTCGTATCCACAGATGGGTGCCTTGAATTCTGTATGTTTTACATCAAAAGAACGGAAATCTGAAACGCCACACAAAGTTTTAAAGAAAGATTCGACATCTCAAATATCCAATATCTCAAACGGCGATAATGGTTTACTTTCAAAACGACAGAATATAAACATTAACTTGGAAGAGATTCAAAGAGTGTCGGATGAAAAGATGAAACGAAAAGCGTTTAATTATGTTACCGGATtgcaaatgaaaaatgatcccCAGGAGTTCAGCAAGGCAACTGAACTGcaaaagaataatttagaaCCGTCTACAATTGAACGCAAACAAGATGACACCGAAaagtttat GTGTAAAATGGCAGGATCAAGACCGAACGACGTGAATCCAGAAAAAGATTTTCAAGCTCACTCAATGTCCGAACTAGCGGCATACAAGAAACGATATTACGACACGCTGTTGAACATTCAGAGAGCAAAAG TTGCAGTAACAAATTCTTTAGCGTGTTCCTCGGATCACTTGACAGCCTGTAACGATCCGTATTATGCGAATTACATGTGTCAGCAGAAACACCTGTTTCACCAACAGCGTCATttcgcagcgagaccgcaatTTTCGTCGTGTCCAACTGCGCTATCCGGATTATCGAGTGATCAATATAGTTGGACGAGACCCGACTGTAAATATCTATTACTGAAACAATTAAGACTTCAACGGCAG GCTTCGCCGTTATATACGCACAATCAAGA CGGTTGGATTCATTCCTACAACGGGCCTGTGTATCCCTATCCTCTCATGTCGAACGGAAACAGTCGGACGAAGCATTGCGTACGCCGTAAAGACTTGGAAAGCTTGGTCGGAAATTTCGACGGAACTGAACGCGGTAGTGTTAacaattga
- the LOC109611091 gene encoding uncharacterized protein LOC109611091 has protein sequence MNMYILYYYVTRNILQNIFDIKIMDRTMDSISPSKQDCLYNNNVSNFKLSLCEGFPFRGFPENEIPTIPNNVKSVNYLLDKKCDPTKIDSTESCLSYSSRQADTCSLKTYNNATITNFCHDKISRQPNNVKLEKSEDINAFNKDKNSGISQIIIDVRQNAIIKQTIKDNTYQMDVCLDGDENVVVDVLRQNVVFSFKVYTCISN, from the exons atgaacatgtatatcttatattattacgttaccaggaatattttacaaaacatATTTGACATTAAAATTATGGACAGGACAATGGACAGTATTTCGCCGTCAAAACAAgattgtttatataataacaatgtGTCAAATTTTAAGTTATCCCTTTGTGAAGGTTTTCCTTTCCGAGGTTTCCCTGAGAACGAAATTCCTACGATTCCGAATAATGTAAAAAGCGTAAATTATTTGCttgataaaaaatgtgatCCCACTAAAATTGATAGCACTGAATCATGTCTTTCTTACTCATCTCGTCAGGCA GACACGTGTTCTTTGAAGACATATAATAATGCGACAATAACGAATTTCTGTCACGACAAAATTTCTCGACAACCTAATAACGTTAAACTTGAAAAATCTGAAGATATCAATGcatttaataaagataaaaattccgGCATTTCACAGATAATAATCGATGTCAGGCAAAAcgcaataattaaacaaacaaTTAAAGACAATACCTATCAAATGGATGTGTGCTTGGACGGAGATGAAAACGTTGTCGTAGATGTACTGAGACAAAATGTGGTATTTTCCTTTAAAGTCTATACTTGTATAAGTAATTAG